One genomic window of Arachis stenosperma cultivar V10309 chromosome 10, arast.V10309.gnm1.PFL2, whole genome shotgun sequence includes the following:
- the LOC130956537 gene encoding 26S proteasome non-ATPase regulatory subunit 11 homolog: protein MATTHLAATTESLALAVEAKDPSEAISILYRVLEDPSSSPEALRMKEQAITNLTDLLRQENRGEDLRSLLTQLRPFFSVIPKAKTAKIVRGIIDAVAKIPGTSDLQIVLCREMVQWTYAEKRTFLRQRVEARLAALLMENKEYSEALTLLSSLIKEVRRLDDKLLLVDIDLLESKLHFSLRNLPKAKAALTAARTAANAIYVPPAQQGAIDLQSGILHAEEKDYKTAYSYFFEAFESFNALEDPKAVFSLKYMLLCKIMVNQADDVGGIISSKAGLQYVGPDLDAMKAVADAHSKRSLRLFEIALRDYNAQLEEDPIVHRHLQSLYDTLLEQNLCRLIEPFSRVEIAHIAELIELPMDHVERKLSQMILDKKFAGTLDQGAGCLVIFDDPKTDAIYPATLETISNIGKVVDSLYAKSAKIMA, encoded by the coding sequence ATGGCTACAACTCATCTTGCTGCAACAACAGAGtcacttgctcttgctgttgagGCCAAAGACCCATCTGAGGCTATTTCTATTCTTTATCGTGTACTTGAGGATCCTTCTTCCTCACCCGAAGCTCTGCGTATGAAAGAGCAGGCAATCACAAACCTTACTGACCTTCTAAGGCAAGAGAATAGAGGAGAGGATCTACGCAGCCTTCTCACACAATTGAGGCCCTTTTTCTCAGTGATACCCAAGGCAAAAACTGCAAAGATAGTTAGGGGGATAATTGATGCAGTTGCTAAAATCCCAGGGACATCTGATCTTCAAATTGTGCTTTGCAGAGAAATGGTGCAGTGGACTTATGCTGAGAAGCGTACATTCCTGAGGCAGCGAGTCGAGGCAAGACTTGCAGCACTTCTAATGGAAAATAAGGAGTATTCAGAAGCTTTGACTCTTCTGTCAAGCTTGATCAAAGAGGTTAGAAGATTAGATGACAAGCTTCTACTCGTAGACATAGACTTGCTGGAAAGCAAACTACACTTCTCATTAAGAAACCTTCCAAAGGCGAAAGCCGCGCTAACTGCAGCAAGAACTGCTGCTAATGCCATTTATGTGCCTCCGGCACAACAAGGTGCCATAGATCTGCAGAGTGGAATACTTCATGCTGAGGAGAAGGATTATAAAACTGCATATAGTTATTTCTTTGAAGCTTTTGAGTCTTTCAATGCACTTGAAGATCCAAAGGCTGTTTTCAGCCTGAAATATATGTTGTTGTGTAAGATCATGGTAAATCAAGCTGATGACGTTGGTGGAATCATATCTTCTAAAGCCGGGTTGCAATATGTTGGCCCTGACTTGGATGCAATGAAAGCTGTTGCAGATGCTCATTCTAAGCGATCACTGAGATTGTTCGAGATTGCTCTGCGGGACTACAATGCACAGTTGGAGGAAGACCCAATCGTCCATAGGCACTTACAATCCTTGTATGATACCCTCTTGGAACAGAATCTTTGCAGGTTGATTGAGCCGTTCTCAAGGGTTGAGATTGCACACATTGCTGAGCTCATTGAACTGCCTATGGATCACGTGGAGCGGAAGTTGTCTCAGATGATCTTGGACAAGAAGTTTGCGGGGACATTGGATCAAGGTGCCGGATGCCTCGTCATATTTGACGACCCCAAGACTGACGCGATATATCCTGCAACTCTGGAGACCATTTCCAATATTGGGAAAGTTGTCGATAGTCTTTATGCTAAGTCTGCCAAGATAATGGCATGA